A genomic segment from Malaclemys terrapin pileata isolate rMalTer1 chromosome 1, rMalTer1.hap1, whole genome shotgun sequence encodes:
- the ZNF384 gene encoding zinc finger protein 384 isoform X2 — protein MEESHFNSSPYFWPAAPTVSGQIENTMFINKMKEQLLPPEKGCSLAPPHYPTLLTVPTSVALPTGISMDSDTKSEQLTPHSQAPVTQNITVVPVQSAGLMTAGPGLVITSHSGSLVTTASSAQTFPISAPMIVSALPPGSQAALQVVPDLSKKVITSLSEGGGGGVAPKPPRGRKKKRLQESGLPEMSDPFVLSNEDDEDQHKDGKTYRCRMCSLTFYSKSEMQIHSKSHTETKPHKCPHCSKSFANSSYLAQHIRIHSGAKPYTCSYCQKAFRQLSHLQQHTRIHTGDRPYKCAHPGCEKAFTQLSNLQSHRRQHNKDKPFKCHNCHRAYTDAASLEVHLATHTVKHAKVYTCSICSRAYTSETYLMKHMRKHNIPDPQQQVAQAQVQASQQQHFQPQGGGAAGGPSGDTNPPNPPSHCSFDLTPYKTSEHHKNICLTVSTSTIQVEHLSSS, from the exons atggaagaatctcattTCAACTCCTCCCCGTACTTCTGGCCAGCAGCGCCCACAGTCTCGGGACAG ATCGAGAATACCATGTTCATTAACAAGATGAAGGAGCAGCTATTGCCCCCAGAAaagggctgcagcctggctcccCCCCACTACCCCACCCTGCTGACGGTACCCACCTCTGTCGCCCTACCCACCGGCATCTCCATGGATTCAGACACCAAGTCGGAGCAGCTGACCCCGCACAGCCAAGCCCCCGTGACCCAGAACATCACCGTGGTGCCAGTGCAGTCTGCCGGGCTCATGACAGCAG GTCCTGGCCTGGTGATTACTTCCCACTCGGGTTCCCTGGTGACCACAGCCTCCTCTGCCCAAACCTTCCCCATCTCAGCCCCAATGATTGTCTCTGCACtaccccctggctcccaggctgccCTCCAGGTGGTGCCTGACCTGTCGAAGAAGGTGATAACCTCCCTTtctgaaggtgggggtgggggagttgccCCTAAACCTCCCCGGGGCCGGAAGAAGAAGAGACTGCAGGAGTCGGGGCTGCCAGAGATGAGCGATCCATTTGTGCTGTCAAACGAGGATGATGAGGACCAGCACAAGGATGGCAAGACATACAG GTGCCGGATGTGTTCGCTGACGTTCTATTCCAAGTCGGAGATGCAGATCCACTCCAAGTCTCATACGGAGACAAAGCCACACAAGTGTCCTCACTGCTCCAAGAGCTTTGCCAACAGCTCCTACCTGGCCCAGCACATTCGCATCCACTCAGGGGCCAAGCCCTACACGTGCAGCTACTGCCAGAAGGCCTTCCGCCAGCTctcccacctgcagcagcacacACG CATCCACACTGGGGACCGACCCTACAAATGTGCCCACCCAGGCTGTGAAAAGGCTTTCACCCAGCTCTCCAACCTGCAG TCCCACAGGCGGCAGCACAACAAAGACAAACCGTTCAAGTGCCACAATTGCCACCGCGCGTACACAGATGCTGCCTCGCTGGAAGTTCACCTGGCTACGCACACAGTGAAGCACGCCAAGGTCTATACCTGCTCCATCTGCAGCCGGGCCTACACCTCA GAGACATACCTGATGAAGCACATGCGGAAACACAACATCCctgacccacagcagcaagtggCACAGGCCCAAGTTCAGGCCTCCCAACAGCAGCACTTCCAGCCGCAGGGtggtggggcagcggggggcccttctggagacactaacccccccaaccctccatcCCATTGCTCCTTTGACCTGACCCCTTACAAGACTTCAGAGCACCACAAGAACATCTGCCTCACTGTCAGCACCAGCACCATCCAGGTGGAACATCTCTCCAGCTCCTAA
- the ZNF384 gene encoding zinc finger protein 384 isoform X1: MEESHFNSSPYFWPAAPTVSGQIENTMFINKMKEQLLPPEKGCSLAPPHYPTLLTVPTSVALPTGISMDSDTKSEQLTPHSQAPVTQNITVVPVQSAGLMTAGPGLVITSHSGSLVTTASSAQTFPISAPMIVSALPPGSQAALQVVPDLSKKVITSLSEGGGGGVAPKPPRGRKKKRLQESGLPEMSDPFVLSNEDDEDQHKDGKTYRCRMCSLTFYSKSEMQIHSKSHTETKPHKCPHCSKSFANSSYLAQHIRIHSGAKPYTCSYCQKAFRQLSHLQQHTRIHSKLHTAIVKPHKCPHCSKSFANTSYLAQHLRIHSGAKPYSCRYCQKAFRQLSHLQQHTRIHTGDRPYKCAHPGCEKAFTQLSNLQSHRRQHNKDKPFKCHNCHRAYTDAASLEVHLATHTVKHAKVYTCSICSRAYTSETYLMKHMRKHNIPDPQQQVAQAQVQASQQQHFQPQGGGAAGGPSGDTNPPNPPSHCSFDLTPYKTSEHHKNICLTVSTSTIQVEHLSSS, from the exons atggaagaatctcattTCAACTCCTCCCCGTACTTCTGGCCAGCAGCGCCCACAGTCTCGGGACAG ATCGAGAATACCATGTTCATTAACAAGATGAAGGAGCAGCTATTGCCCCCAGAAaagggctgcagcctggctcccCCCCACTACCCCACCCTGCTGACGGTACCCACCTCTGTCGCCCTACCCACCGGCATCTCCATGGATTCAGACACCAAGTCGGAGCAGCTGACCCCGCACAGCCAAGCCCCCGTGACCCAGAACATCACCGTGGTGCCAGTGCAGTCTGCCGGGCTCATGACAGCAG GTCCTGGCCTGGTGATTACTTCCCACTCGGGTTCCCTGGTGACCACAGCCTCCTCTGCCCAAACCTTCCCCATCTCAGCCCCAATGATTGTCTCTGCACtaccccctggctcccaggctgccCTCCAGGTGGTGCCTGACCTGTCGAAGAAGGTGATAACCTCCCTTtctgaaggtgggggtgggggagttgccCCTAAACCTCCCCGGGGCCGGAAGAAGAAGAGACTGCAGGAGTCGGGGCTGCCAGAGATGAGCGATCCATTTGTGCTGTCAAACGAGGATGATGAGGACCAGCACAAGGATGGCAAGACATACAG GTGCCGGATGTGTTCGCTGACGTTCTATTCCAAGTCGGAGATGCAGATCCACTCCAAGTCTCATACGGAGACAAAGCCACACAAGTGTCCTCACTGCTCCAAGAGCTTTGCCAACAGCTCCTACCTGGCCCAGCACATTCGCATCCACTCAGGGGCCAAGCCCTACACGTGCAGCTACTGCCAGAAGGCCTTCCGCCAGCTctcccacctgcagcagcacacACG GATCCACTCCAAGCTTCACACAGCGATTGTCAAGCCGCACAAGTGTCCTCACTGCTCCAAGAGCTTCGCCAACACGTCCTACCTGGCTCAGCACCTCCGCATCCACTCGGGGGCCAAGCCCTACAGCTGCCGCTACTGCCAGAAGGCCTTCCGCCAACTttcccacctgcagcagcacacACG CATCCACACTGGGGACCGACCCTACAAATGTGCCCACCCAGGCTGTGAAAAGGCTTTCACCCAGCTCTCCAACCTGCAG TCCCACAGGCGGCAGCACAACAAAGACAAACCGTTCAAGTGCCACAATTGCCACCGCGCGTACACAGATGCTGCCTCGCTGGAAGTTCACCTGGCTACGCACACAGTGAAGCACGCCAAGGTCTATACCTGCTCCATCTGCAGCCGGGCCTACACCTCA GAGACATACCTGATGAAGCACATGCGGAAACACAACATCCctgacccacagcagcaagtggCACAGGCCCAAGTTCAGGCCTCCCAACAGCAGCACTTCCAGCCGCAGGGtggtggggcagcggggggcccttctggagacactaacccccccaaccctccatcCCATTGCTCCTTTGACCTGACCCCTTACAAGACTTCAGAGCACCACAAGAACATCTGCCTCACTGTCAGCACCAGCACCATCCAGGTGGAACATCTCTCCAGCTCCTAA